From Cucumis melo cultivar AY chromosome 1, USDA_Cmelo_AY_1.0, whole genome shotgun sequence, a single genomic window includes:
- the LOC103500574 gene encoding transcription repressor OFP14: MLLSFFCIPLLFLYKNQYYHITLSTQNQRKLNKMPKKLQKSLQDYLSKIKKPTPQLQFPNPQTFSSSKSWILAGCKHPKTLSFAIDRKQVDAVGNKEDAAATLADIDRFLFENFRSLYLKEDGDCGDRKVVGGGGGGRDCKNHRGVVSPESPVDSYGGSHRFFFSPDLSGSDLPDDSHTESSENAGSSSSSLIGEDRGKDLKLPSDCIAILRKSPNPSEEFRRSMQEMMDGHLKHHEKVDWEFMEELLFCYLNLNDKKSYKYILNAFVDLIVILRQKAEEEPAKPRTVRSVRMVRRMI; encoded by the coding sequence ATgttactttctttcttttgcatTCCTTTGTTATTTCTTTATAAGAATCAGTATTATCACATTACTCTTTCAACCCAAAACCAAAGGAAACTAAACAAAATGCccaaaaaattgcaaaaatcgCTTCAAGATTACCTCTCGAAGATCAAAAAGCCAACGCCTCAGCTTCAGTTTCCTAATCCCCAAACTTTTTCCTCATCAAAAAGTTGGATTCTCGCTGGTTGTAAGCATCCAAAGACCCTATCCTTCGCCATCGATCGGAAGCAAGTCGACGCCGTCGGTAACAAAGAAGACGCCGCCGCTACGCTCGCCGATATCGACCGATTTCTCTTTGAGAATTTCCGGTCGTTGTACCTGAAAGAGGATGGAGATTGCGGCGACAGAAAAGTAgtaggaggaggaggaggaggtcGAGATTGCAAGAATCATAGAGGAGTAGTTTCACCTGAATCTCCGGTTGATTCATACGGCGGATCTCACCGATTCTTCTTCTCCCCTGACTTATCTGGATCTGATCTTCCGGACGATTCTCACACAGAATCGTCAGAAAATGCAGGATCGAGTTCTTCATCTTTGATCGGTGAAGATCGGGGTAAGGATCTGAAGCTTCCGAGCGATTGCATCGCGATATTGAGGAAGTCGCCGAATCCGTCAGAGGAATTTCGTCGATCGATGCAAGAGATGATGGATGGTCATTTGAAACACCATGAGAAAGTGGATTGGGAGTTTATGGAAGAGCTTCTGTTCTGTTACCTAAATCTGAACGATAAAAAATCGTACAAATATATACTGAATGCTTTCGTTGATTTGATAGTGATTTTGCGACAGAAGGCAGAGGAGGAGCCGGCGAAGCCACGGACGGTGAGAAGCGTGAGAATGGTGAGGAGAATGATATGA